The Corynebacterium callunae DSM 20147 genomic sequence AATTGCTTGATAGGAGGTGGGCACAAATTCCTCCTCCAAATGCTGCTCGGCGACGTCGAAAAGCGCTTGGGTAACCCCATCGCCGCGGTTCTTAATCACCCGCGCCAAGCCATCGCCCAATTGGGCATGGCTTATCGCAAAATCCGAGATACCAGTGTTGATCTGGATTAATTCATCAACAAGCTGCTCTGAATCACTGCCCTCGACAAAAACCCCGGCGGTCATCTGCGCCCAGGTGCCATGCTGAGTTGGCGTGATATTTGCTGGATCAATCAACTGTACATCGACAATTTCGCGCAACGCTGCGGCATCTTCCGGCGGACACACATAGACCGTAGAGAAAGTGGCATTAGCGATGGCCTGAGGGAAGGTGGCGGCGCGCTCAAAAGTGGAAAAATGCAGCAAGGTGCGAGCTTCCTCAGGTGTCAAAGTAGAGGACAAAGCCTCAATCCAATAAGCCGCCTCATTGGAACTCTTAAGCAATAACACCGCACGCTTACACCCAGCTTGCAGGACATCTTGGAGCTGGTAAAGCACTTCTCTGCGATCGCCAAAGAGCTCATCAACCATCATCCAGGCCATCGAAATATCAGCAAAAACCCCAGGTCTTGGCTCTGTTAGTGCAGCATTAAGCTCCACCGCGTTAACCGCCTGTGCGCGAAATGGGGTCAGCAAATCCGGCGAGCGATAAAGATCAATGGGATAAATTGCTCCCATCGGCTCATCAAGATCTTGATCAATAAAAGCATGGGTAAAAACATTTCCCGGGCGCCCGGTAGCATCCTTGCCGGCTGGAACTGACTGCAAAAAAAGCGCCGAATTGCTACGTGGCCGGTATTCAAAACGCCGTGGCAAAGCATCAATGTCAGTGCTACTAATAAAATCATCGAAGCTTTTTACCGGCACCAAACTGGTTGGCGCCGCAGCAGAAACATCTTGTTGATCCTGCACACTTGCCCGCAAGGTGGGACCAACATTCCACCCACTGCGTC encodes the following:
- a CDS encoding GAP1-N2 domain-containing protein; its protein translation is MMESALNQRWAHVTYASFKSKTRRSGWNVGPTLRASVQDQQDVSAAAPTSLVPVKSFDDFISSTDIDALPRRFEYRPRSNSALFLQSVPAGKDATGRPGNVFTHAFIDQDLDEPMGAIYPIDLYRSPDLLTPFRAQAVNAVELNAALTEPRPGVFADISMAWMMVDELFGDRREVLYQLQDVLQAGCKRAVLLLKSSNEAAYWIEALSSTLTPEEARTLLHFSTFERAATFPQAIANATFSTVYVCPPEDAAALREIVDVQLIDPANITPTQHGTWAQMTAGVFVEGSDSEQLVDELIQINTGISDFAISHAQLGDGLARVIKNRGDGVTQALFDVAEQHLEEEFVPTSYQAIDMEFINDVIDNPQLALEESSWPELPVDPALSARALAALYTLHDASVRILMSYLNFLLETGLLSEATAQDRKFLDSLSNFHSLSNWEKTPVLPQEHYLLREVARNAVRQQRRVEKQPTSPSFDTVLNQLHWSMPLGSVLAWLKRDENIAAMEQMMEQQYLKSTSNSHAASMLRLYYAVALRLLFKPVISGRAKRDNKIAATIGALCFDAVQRHVNAELQRGGIVNAEPFVQVARRIAVKDVDAVDMGGRQDAYIAEIQKNTDPKYLHFKTAITDVFVLVAAEILAERQRINGGQPTSGRDKR